The genomic segment GTATTTATTGTAAAAGTGAATAATCCAGCACAGTTTAGTTTAAAGATGATCTAATGTGCACAGAGACTCTAACAAAGTGCATagaaatgcaacagaaaatTGTGCTAGAAACCAAAACTACAGAGCATGAGGTTAAAtaacaatgaaacacaatgaaCAGCAAGCACACAATCCCATTACAAATAccaaaatcaaatataaatcGTTTGTTTGAACTTGTTAAATAGACCACCTTATAAATAAAGCACAACAAAAATCATTATCCTTATCATACTGAATATAGGCCTATATTTAGAAAACAAATTATaccaaaattaaacattaattcaTTACACAATAACAATACTCGTATCCAATCTGATATTGAAGCTATTTAGTGACTTTATGAAAGGAGAGGATGAACCTCAACTGACACCAAATACATCTAATTTCATAGACAGCAACTTCAAAGccagaaaaatgtattattcttTTGTGTGCGTGAAATGCATGATACACCAAGAGCCAAGGTCCCTCATCATGAAGTAACTAATGCATTTGCCTAAGAAAAGACATTTTCCAACTCAGTGCTTGAGAATAAACATCTGATACAAAAGCATAAAGCATTAAACAATAATGGAAAGTCAAAGCCTCAGTTATGAGAAATAAGAGTGACAATGAATGAAACTCCACCCCCAAGAcaccaaaaaaagaaacctaAATCTCTGTAATGACTAGATTTAAAGGTATTAATATCTTTAGATACAGCTGATAATGCCAAAATTAGGTGAAATAAATTTCAGTCATAGGGATTTCCTCAGTGTGCACACTTTACTGCTTCTCAAGCTCTTCATTATTTCAGCACCTCATGCTGTTTAAGCTATTGGCCTCCTTTTCCTGTATTAAGTTGTGTATTCTCTTATAAAAATCTGCAGCAATGTACAAGGTCCCTGTGTAGACAATTGAGAATCATCCTAATAGATGATATGGCGGTGTATCATTATAACTGCACAGTTTATAAAAAATTGTACTAAACTATAAGACATTAGTTTGACAGCACCTGCGCCATTCAGTGACTCACAGTTTTCATTCCTAAATGATGCCATGTCATATTGTGCCTCACCAAGCACCAAGGTAAGAACTTTTTTTATATGACTTGGAGTTATTTGCCAagagaaacaaagtaaaatgctCCAACTCACACTAAATTGTGCTatcaaacaattttttttaagtttatctTTTCAACAGCAGTGTGTAGTACCTTAAAGTCCACCCAGTCACCAGATGAGAACAAGTGAAATTCAAGGTTGAAAGCCCACTTTTGAAATGCAGCATGTGTTGCTCTTAATTCGTTTACTCTGTTCCAAGGTACATTTCAATGCAAAACGTGCAGGAATAAGAACATTGCAGACTCCAGACTAAGGCCTCTCCACTCATTTGTAACATAAAgtcactgacagacaaacaaatatacTAGCAGTCAAAATGCAATCCACTTTGGCTAATTGCATCTGCAACAATATGATGTATGACTGAAGTGACAGAGGaaccagagaaaataaatgaccCAGTTTATTTTCAACAAGAGACAAATTATTTCATACAGCTTTGTACCTTTCACCTTTCCTTCTCAGCCACtatggacacaaacacatacactagATGGAACAGGAAAGTGTCAACCAAACATATTTCAAAGCTGATGTGCAAAATAATGCTGTGCTTGCTCAGTATGActgtaatgaaaaatatttgattctTAGATCACACCATTAAGTCAAATAAGAAACAGCCAAAACTAAGCACAGTGTCAGCAACTACACCATTTCAGTCATCATTAAATCATATCTGAACTTTTATGCAACTGCTATCACAACGCTTTGAGTCAGAtagtcataaaatgtcaaattctcCATGTAAGGGCTTTAAGTTGAAATGCCAGCATTAACTTAGCCATAAGTGTAATACTTCCCCATGTTATAGGGAACAACATGGTTAATGATAAATGTCTATATTTCAGATATAAACAATGAGAGGAAAGActatcattttatttgtctgcaTTACAATACTCTATTCTTTCTTGGAATTGTATCAGGATATTCTTTAGGGTTAGACTCCAGTACATCTTTTAATACATAtaacatggacaaaaaaaattgaaatgggatgtgtaaaataaataacacaaaaacaactatTTGAAAATTACTGAAGTTAAAAAATGAATTGGTGAATTATACTTTTTCAATAAATATTGTGATTTTCTGTGGAGTCTTCAATGccaacacatgaaaacaaaccatTCCTTTAGTCTCACAACCATGCTAATGCAAATTACGCCAACTCATCTTCATTTCAAACCCAAATATCCAGTGATTAAACAATCCAGCCTCTGACAGGCAGATGGGAACTGCCCACATTTTGTTCAAAAAccataaatttaaaaaagattgATATAGATTTTAAGGTTAATGTGGATAGCATATTCGCAATCTGCATCGCAACATGATAACTTTGTGGACAACCAAATAATAAGAGCAAAGAGATATATGTAAACTGGTACCTGAACAGTAGTCCAGAGGACCATCTAAATATCCAAATACCTGTATAGAATCTGGTGCAGTTGGTATGTTAAATCTAAAAATACGAATGTAGTTAAACATCAATCAAAAAATTATATGGGCCTACCTCTAGAGACTCCTCTGAGTTGCTGAATGTTTCAGCAAAGTCTGATGGACTTTTCCTCAGAGTCTGgtctgcaggcagtgtgttgtcattgtatgaTGTCACAAACTTAAAGTCACTGGTTCTAGAACCTGTTGTCAGGTAGGCGTCATAATTGTAAGTGCTGCGTAAAGTTCCTGTGCCGTCAACATCTGCGTAATTAGGAGGGAGATAAGCGCTGGGGATGGCGACTGCTCCGTCAAACAACAGTCTGGGTTTTCTCCTGCGACAAAACCTCACACCcaggatgatgataatgaaggtCAGGAAAAAGGTGGACACAGAAACCAGCGCGATGATCAGGTAAGAGGTCAGTTTGGAATTCTTCTCATCATAAGAAATATCCTTCAGTTCTGGCACCTCAGCCAAGTtatcagaaataagtaaatacatggaacaggtggcagagagagagggctgtccgttatctttcactgacacaataagGTTCTGCTTCATGctgtcagattcagaaatgtcCCGCTGTGTCCTGATCTCTCCGCTGTGGAGACCAATAGTGAAAAGTCCCGGATCACTCGATTTGACTATATGATAGGACAGCCAGGCGTTCTGTCCGGAGTCCGCGTCCACCGCTATCACTTTGGACACCAGAGAGCCACCGTGTGCAGCTTTGGGGACCAGCTCGGTCATGAACGAGTTGCCCACCGGGCCGGGGTACAGTATCTGAGGAGAATTGTCGTTCACATCCGATATAAAGACACTGACGGTCACgttgctgctcagaggaggagaaccgtTGTCTCTGGCCATCACGTAGACTTTACAGCTCCTGAACTGTTCATAATCAAACGACTTCACAGCGTGGATCACCCCCGTGTCTCCGTTAACAGACAGATAGGAGGACACCGGGGCACCGTTCACCTCACCAGGtaaaagagaataaatcactgtaccGTTTTGTCTCCAGTCAGGGTCTCGAGCACTAACGGAACATAAAGTGGAGccaggtttgttattttctgtcacatatgcGCTGTAGGactgttcctcaaacacaggtgggttgtcgttgatgtcagctacagataactgaacagttttagaggaggacagaggtggagagcccTCGTCAGTGGCAgtgattgtaatgttgtaatcagACACTAGTTCACGGTCCAGTTGTCCTGTGGTCACCAGAgaataatagtttttaattgAGGGAACTAATTTAAAAGGAACATTATGCTGAATGGAGCAGCGGACCTGTCCATTTGTCTCTGAATCTCTATCCTGCACGTTAATGATGCCCACCTCTGTACCTGGGGGCGTATCTTCTGGTATGGGATCTGTCAATGACTTAATGAATGTAAAAGGGGCGTTGTCATTGACATCTGTGATGTCAATTATTAAGGTACAAGATGAAACTAATCCAAGACCATCCTTTGCTGTAATTTGCATTTCATAGGCCGATAACTCCTCGTAATCGATCGATCCACTTACTTTTACTTCACCAGTTGTTTGATCAAGAGAAAACACGTTATTACTTTCATCTGAAATGTGATCAAATTCATACGTCACCTCTCCATTGACTCCCTCATCTGCATCAGTTGCACTCACTGTGACCACAACTGTATCTACAGGAGAGTTTTCAGGCAGACTGGCTTTATAAATGGCCTGGCTGAATACTGGGGCGTTATCATTAGCATCCAGCACAGTGACATGAATGACTGCAGTACCTGATCTCTGGGGTGTGCCTCCGTCTGTTGCTACAAGCACAATCGTTAGCTCCTGCTGTTGTTCTCTATCCAGCTCCTTCTCTAAAACCAACTCGCTGtattttcctcctccaccttttgCAATAACATTCAGCCTGAAGTTTTCATTTGCCTCGATACTATAGCCCTGGATAGCGTTTTGTCCGACATCTGCATCGTGGGCCTCATCTAAACGATAGCGACTTCCTTTAGCGGCCGATTCCCTAATTTCAAATTTGAtcgttttctttttaaactgtgGTGAATTGTCATTTATATCTTGAACGTGAATATTAATGCGGTGCAGCTCTAAAGGGTTCTCTAAAACAAGCTCCTGCCTTAAGAGGCAAGATGCTTTTTTGCCACAAAGCCCCTCTCTGTCAATCCTGTCAGCAGCGACAATATCTCCAGTGCTCAGATTAATGTCACAGTACCGTTTACTGTTCCCGTCTGCATCAATGCGAGCCTTTCGAGCAGACAGTTTGCCCACCTCAAGTCCTATCTCTTTCGCTATATTTCCAACAACCGAGCCGCGTTTCATCTCCTCTGGAAAGGAATAAGCCACATCTCCACGAACGGTTCGCAGCGACAGAAGAAATACTGCCAGAAAGGTAACGAGGCCGAGCATCGAAATTTCTTTGTATCCCATTCTCCTGTTAGACCACTTGCGAATCCACCACAGCCAAGacttggaaaataaaaacaactagCCAATCGTAATCCTCTTTAGACAATATATGTGACTCAATTATAAAATGGTGGGACGTCGCTGCTTTAAACAACGAACAATCTGTCCTGGTTTGGAAATGTGCAACCGTGTATTATAACATAATGTACAACCATTAAGTAAAGCTGGTGGACAGCGACACTGTGAGCAAAGTGCAggtattacaaaaaaaaaaaaataataattgagTGTTCTGTTGTAAACGTCAGTGTGAAGGCCTATTTATCTCCTTAAACTGCTTTTGTTGCACAGCACTGACGAGAGTGGGAATCTCTCAGGGTTCAGTTAGTTTCAGTACCATGGACAGGGATCATAGTACAATGTAACGCACACCATGGCGTAGGGCcgtaaatattaaatattgatgGGGGGTATTTCTTGGTTTGTTTGGTAGTAACTAAAACTTCTGATGGCCAATCACATCTTTTTCACTCTCAACAAACAACTATTTaatacataatataataatgatgtTACAGTAATGTGACCAAAGCTGATTTGACTATGTTTGGGCATAAAAACAACGAGAAACTACACACATAGTAAGGGATTTGACTTTGCTTAAAATAAGCACATGCGCCTACCTCTAGGGGCTCAAAAGAATCTTGAAACGCCTCAACAAAGTCTGATGGACTTTTCCTCAGAGTCTGgtctgcaggcagtgtgttgtcattgtatgaTGTCACAAACTTAAAGTCACTGGTTCTAGAACCTGTTGTCAGGTAGGCGTCATAATTGTAAGTGCTGCGTAAAGTTCCTGTGCCGTCAACATCTGCGTAATTAGGAGGGAGATAAGCGCTGGGGATGGCGACTGCTCCGTCAAACAACAGTCTGGGCTTTCTCCTGCGACAAAACCTCACACCcagaatga from the Lates calcarifer isolate ASB-BC8 unplaced genomic scaffold, TLL_Latcal_v3 _unitig_358_quiver_876, whole genome shotgun sequence genome contains:
- the LOC108894508 gene encoding protocadherin gamma-A4-like isoform X2, yielding MGYKEISMLGLVTFLAVFLLSLRTVRGDVAYSFPEEMKRGSVVGNIAKEIGLEVGKLSARKARIDADGNSKRYCDINLSTGDIVAADRIDREGLCGKKASCLLRQELVLENPLELHRINIHVQDINDNSPQFKKKTIKFEIRESAAKGSRYRLDEAHDADVGQNAIQGYSIEANENFRLNVIAKGGGGKYSELVLEKELDREQQQELTIVLVATDGGTPQRSGTAVIHVTVLDANDNAPVFSQAIYKASLPENSPVDTVVVTVSATDADEGVNGEVTYEFDHISDESNNVFSLDQTTGEVKVSGSIDYEELSAYEMQITAKDGLGLVSSCTLIIDITDVNDNAPFTFIKSLTDPIPEDTPPGTEVGIINVQDRDSETNGQVRCSIQHNVPFKLVPSIKNYYSLVTTGQLDRELVSDYNITITATDEGSPPLSSSKTVQLSVADINDNPPVFEEQSYSAYVTENNKPGSTLCSVSARDPDWRQNGTVIYSLLPGEVNGAPVSSYLSVNGDTGVIHAVKSFDYEQFRSCKVYVMARDNGSPPLSSNVTVSVFISDVNDNSPQILYPGPVGNSFMTELVPKAAHGGSLVSKVIAVDADSGQNAWLSYHIVKSSDPGLFTIGLHSGEIRTQRDISESDSMKQNLIVSVKDNGQPSLSATCSMYLLISDNLAEVPELKDISYDEKNSKLTSYLIIALVSVSTFFLTFIIIILGVRFCRRRKPRLLFDGAVAIPSAYLPPNYADVDGTGTLRSTYNYDAYLTTGSRTSDFKFVTSYNDNTLPADQTLRKSPSDFAETFSNSEESLEVGPYNFLIDV